The genomic stretch ACACCTTGATCCACTGGCACGGCTTGTTGCTTCCGCCCGACCAAGACGGGGTTCCTTTTCTCAATACCCCGCCCATCCCGCCCGGAAAGTCCCATACCTTCACCTTTCCCATCCGCCAGGCGGGGACTTACTGGTACCACAGCCACGTCGGGCTCCAGGAGCAGCGCGGGGTCTACGGGCCCATCGTGATTCATCCCAGGAGCGAATCTAAGAAAGCCGACCGGGAGGCCGTGGTGGTCCTGTCCGACTGGACCGATGAAAATCCCCGGCGCGTGCTGGAGCATCTCAAAAAGGACGGCGACTGGTACGCCTGGAAAAAGGGCAGCGTCCAATCCTGGTACAAGGTCCTGAAGAACCGGGCGCTGGGCGCCAGGCTGAAGAGCGCTTTAAGCCGCATGCCTCCGATGGATCTCTCCGACGTGGGCTACGACGCCTTCCTGATCAACGGGCAAACCCGCGCCTCCCTGGGCCCCACGAAACCCGGCGAGCGCATCCGCCTGCGCGTCATCAACGCGGGCTCCTCGAGCTATTTCAACCTTGAATTCGCCGGCGGCGACATGACGCTCGTCGCCGCCGACGGGCAGGACGTCGAGCCGATCGCGGTCCGGCGAGTCCTGATGGGCATGGCGGAGACCTACGACTTTCTCGTCACCGTTCCCGATGCGCGCGCCTACGAGCTGCGGGCCACCGCCCAGGACGGCACGGGATACGCCTCGGGCATCCTGGGCGAGGCGACGGAGGTGGTCGCCGCCCCGGACATCCCCAAGCCGAACCTCTTCAAGATGTCGATGGGCGGGCACGGAGAGGGGCACGTCGGGGCCATGGGGCACGCGGGACACGGCATGCCCGGGATGGGAGCGATGAAGCCGGGCGAGGGCGGCCGCATCCTGGAGGATTACGGCCCGCTGCGCGCGCCGGCGCCCACGACCCTGCCGCCGGGCAATCCGTCCCGAGAGGTGGTCCTCGAGCTGACCGGATTCATGGAAGGCTACGTTTGGTCCTTCAACGACACCTTGCTCAGCGAGGCGGACTGGATCCGAATCCGGAAGGGCGAGAACGTCCGCTTCGTCTTCGTTAACAAGACGATGATGTGGCATCCCCTCCATTTGCACGGGCATTTTTTCCGAGTCCTGAACGGGCAGGGCGACTACAGCCCCCTGAAGCACACCGTCAACGTTCCGCCCAACGGCCGCGTGACCATCGAGTTTCTGGCCGATCAGGAAAAGGATTGGTTCTTCCACTGCCACAATCTCTACCACATGATGGGTGGGATGGCGCGGGTGGTGCATTACGAGGGACCCGACGACGCGATCTCGAAGAAAAACGCGAGGCGGCTGGCGGAGGAGACGGGGGACGAGGACTGGTTCATGGTCGGCAACATCGGCCTGCAGTCCAACATGTTGGAGGGCTTCCTCAGCGGTTTCAGCGCGCGGAACTCCTTCGAGCTGGATTTCGACTACAATTACCGGAAGGA from Deltaproteobacteria bacterium PRO3 encodes the following:
- a CDS encoding copper oxidase, with amino-acid sequence MNVTGKPVRAMAVGGQIPGPLLEFTEGDTLRVTFHNKMDADTLIHWHGLLLPPDQDGVPFLNTPPIPPGKSHTFTFPIRQAGTYWYHSHVGLQEQRGVYGPIVIHPRSESKKADREAVVVLSDWTDENPRRVLEHLKKDGDWYAWKKGSVQSWYKVLKNRALGARLKSALSRMPPMDLSDVGYDAFLINGQTRASLGPTKPGERIRLRVINAGSSSYFNLEFAGGDMTLVAADGQDVEPIAVRRVLMGMAETYDFLVTVPDARAYELRATAQDGTGYASGILGEATEVVAAPDIPKPNLFKMSMGGHGEGHVGAMGHAGHGMPGMGAMKPGEGGRILEDYGPLRAPAPTTLPPGNPSREVVLELTGFMEGYVWSFNDTLLSEADWIRIRKGENVRFVFVNKTMMWHPLHLHGHFFRVLNGQGDYSPLKHTVNVPPNGRVTIEFLADQEKDWFFHCHNLYHMMGGMARVVHYEGPDDAISKKNARRLAEETGDEDWFMVGNIGLQSNMLEGFLSGFSARNSFELDFDYNYRKEYEITPVLAHRFTQFFSLIVGGNFERDELETGNSGLIGVRYVLPLLIDAELHFDTEAVLRLTLGSELQLTDRLQFGWEYQFEYEIRDNRVKNDYHLELEYRFTKNFGLVANWDSDFFLGGGVMLRF